CGTCATTCTATCCcttattggaatatttggAGGCACTCCTATCGCTTGGATTACAtgtaaagaaaaaataatcagaGATGGAGTTTTCCAGGGTTTCTCTTGGCTAACTATTTTAGTTATTTTTCTGAATGCGTACGGAGGTTTCATTGTAGTCGGCGTTCTTAAATACTCGGACAGTATTATGAAATGTTTTTTCAATGCTTTAACTATCGTTATCATTACCATATTGTCTTGGGCATTTATGGGTGATAATACGCCTTCGATCAAGTTCTTCATTGCATCCACGATCGTAATTATAGCTATAAGCGTATACACTTTTAATAAAGTTTTCCCAGATTCGTTCTACACAAAGTTTTCAAGGCTCTTTAAATTCAAGAATAGAAATACAGAATCTCATTAACAGTTTTTCTTcgaattttcaattattcaCATGTCTATTGCATTATTGCTAAAAGTGAAATAGTAAAACTTCTATCGAGACCTAGATGTTAATTTCATAAAACTTATAGTAATTGCCTATTTTTATGAATAATCTCACGTAAATATGAGAATAGACAACTTTTTTACAAAACAAATACGgaattgattaatttagTTTAACTAGGGCTTTTACGTCCCAACATTTTCGTTGAGAGAGGATTCGGTTCTATTGGATGTAGTCTTCGAGGGATTAGGAGCCTTAATTTGCTCAAAATCtctaaatttgaaaatcaCGGTTCTCAATGCTATGGAAATGATGACATTAAGcattaagaaaaaaacacACCAAAAGGTAAGTTcaattttccaaaatttagggaaaatattgttattgTATTGCCCGTAAAATGGTGAAGAAAGTTTAATCCAGTTATCTGGGAGCGATCTTGAAGTTTGATCGTCACAGTTAATTCTCAGAATACAACCTAATCGAGACGGCTCCATCCAGATGCAAaacaaaatgaaaaaattcaTAGTAATATTCCATATAATTAGAAGAATATTGGTTTTCATTGGAATAAGAGAAGATGAACGTAGCCAAATTGGCCATACTTGGTTGACTAATTGGAAAGAAATGTAACACCAGGACGAAGCGgcttcaatattatcttgTCTAATGTGCCAAAGGTAAACCGGAATAGTTAAATTGTACCTGAAACAACGTTCGATTCCATGCTTTGGGAGAACGAAGTGAACTAGTCTGTTAGAAATGACAAAAAAACCTAGTAAAGAAATGAGCAGAGATAGAAAACTTGCAGTATAAAAAGTGTGGAATCCAACATGGCTCTTAATGTTATATATCTGTTTATTAATCAGTGCTGATGGGCTTTCATTGTCAACCAATAACATATATTTATCGGAATTCACATCAATAGCATAAGTATTTAGgtttttaattcttgtaTTGACGCAATCTGAGTTACAAGTCTCAGGATAATGGCTGCTCGTAATATCATGCGAAGGATGATTTATAGTCGTATTCAcattctttattttatattcttttggTCTGGAAAATGAAAACAACAATAGTGGAAGTAAAGtacaaaaaatatcaatGAAAAGCCATGCCATAGCAGGTATCATTGCTTGAGATTGCCATAAGAGAAAGGTTTTGCATGTAACGAAGAATATTCCAAGCAAAACTATATGTTGATACATTGATACAAATGCAAAAACAACGCCTCGAGACTCTATTACTAGTCTACAAACAGAATGTAAACCATATGGGAAAATCTCTGAAATAAATGGAGCAACAAGGCCATTACATTTAATTGTTTCTGTTATTAAAAGACCTGAGTTTGCTTTCTGTAGTGCAATAATGTCATTTGGACCATCACCAACCATAAGTACAGTCATTCCTAGCCTTTCAAGTAGTTCAACCGCCATAGATTTCAGTTCAGGAGTAAATCTGGCAAAAATGGCAGTATTATAAAtgatttttgaaaatatagaTAATTCAATTAGCTCATCTGGAGCTTTGCGTTTGTAGCCAGCATACGTTTCCAAATTAAggatattaataaatagttTGAAAGCATCCGATGATAGTGcaatttgaaatttatcttgaataatttgttGAGGTATAATGCCCGATAATGCAcgaattttgtttttatttttcaaagaaaatttgacttttctttttgaattttcaatttcccAAACTAAATTATTCTCCAGGTCAATGTAACAGGAAGCAAATCTATTAAAAATCATACCAAGTTCTTTTGCAACAACGATTgctgaattaatattgtcTCCCGTAATAATAGGGCAGTGAAAATTACCATTCTTCAGCAGCTTGAGAACTAATTTTGCTTCTGGCCTTATAGGAGAATGTAGCTGGGCTAACCCAAGAGGAATAAAAGATGAGCTTAAGTGCTTATAGGAAAGAGTATTATTGCTAGAATTAGCTTGATCATTTACCACTTTATAACAGTATCCAAGGATGTATGAACCTGCGACTTGGTTCTCGAGTATATCATTAGACCAGTCTCTGAAACTAGTTCCATCACTACAATCGTCATAATTGGTTGTTAATTCCACAATCTTCTCTGCTGCACCTTTCATAAAGAGCATAGATGTAGAGCGAATACAATACAAGTTTGAAGAAAGTTCAGATTCAATCGAATACTTCTTTATAGCTACACTTTGAGATCTTAGTGTTTCATCAAACGGATATCTTTTCGTTATCTCGACTGCATCACAAACAGcagaaatatattcaagtGAATTTTTTGGGTAAACATTGTCAAGCTGTTGAATGTCAAAGCTTGCCCCGTAGTCTAAAATTAGATGAGATTCAAGTTCTATAACCCTCTCAAGGAAAGTCTTTCTATTACATAAgggaataataaaaagccTTTCAGAGCTAAAAGTAAATACTTTATAGCCACAAAAACCTGAGTAGTTATACAAACATTGTTCTAGTTTAGACCCAGAAGGGCAGCTGAAGGAGTTCTTTCTTGTTAACTGTAGTGGCCCTGccttttcaaatattaaattattacatGTAGCCATTGCCAAATGCATTAGATGGTCTcttgtattatttctaattgGGTAGATATGtacattattaattgaaaacGTAGGGACAGTTAAAGTACCTGTCTTATCAAAACATATTGTATCTACAAGGAGCAGctgatttaattttttgggATTTGTTGTTAGAATATGTTCACTGTTTAGATACTTGATTGCATTGTTAAAGTACAAAGACATGGAAGAAGTAGACCAAAAAGGAATGATATAAATTATCGTCGAAACAATGAAAAATATCGAGCCGATCTCAAAAGATAAAGTATATGAATCGGTTAAAGCAATAAAAGTTCCGTATATGAAACACAAAATCCAAAGAGGTTCTGGAGTAAAATtccaatttcttttaatgcTTTTGTAAAGATCGCAATGCCTACCTAATGATGAGATTGATTCTGAAGTAAAGTCACGTCTTGAGTTCGATGTTAAGAGAGGAGGCAATCCTTCAGTAAATCCATGTTCGTCATTGGCGTTAGAATGGCCTGAGGTAAATGTTCCATGAAGTGTAGCTGATCCTGTTCTTGTTACCATAGCTAGCGTTATGCCAGTTGATGAAACTTCCAAAACTTGGCTGCCAGCATAAAGATGCCTAGAATTAGATAGCACGTCGCAGGCTAAGGAAAATTCAGAGGGAGCAATTTGAATTCCACCTGTCTTACATTGTGGAGTCGCTTCACCAGTAAGACATGATTCATCTACCACAACATTCCCATTAAGCAGTAATAAGTCAGCAGGGATCCGCATGGCCTTGTCTATGAAAATGACTGTACCAGGAAAAAGTTCTTTTGACAAAACAAAGGAGCTACCGGCATTTGAATATGAATGGGGCTTGTATGGCCCTGTAAGATATCTATAAATATCCCAGTCATGTTGAGTAAGCACTTTTTCTGTTTCAATATAATTACGTCTGGACTTAATAATTGACCAAGAAATTGTATAAAATGTAATTATGGACCAACAAAGAGGCCAGAcaataaatgaataaaaaagCGCATCTAATAATGTCATAATACGAATAATGTTTAAAACTGAGGTAAACTCAGAAAAAATGAGTTTCCATAGTGAAAGAGGGTATGAGCCTAAGCTGTTAGTTCCAAcaaattcaagaattttatctttatcATGGTTTCCAAAGGATTCAATAACTTGGTCCCTTACCTTTAGAAAGTCGGTATTTTCTACAGGAAAACTTTCAGCGGCTTTTCTGGACAAAATTTCTCTGGACCAAGtgaattcattttcatacCACCAGTATTTCTCTCTACGGTATTCAAAGTATCTATCAGTCTCTGTACCAAAAAAGTTGATTGGCTCGCTTCTTTTAATGATACGACAGAGCTTAGTAACTGGAAATTTTTCCAAAACAcgaatataataattaccAAATAATTTGCACCATatgttattttttgaaaatctACAAGATCCTGGGAAGCTGATAGAGATAAATTCGCAGTCAGAAAGATCCTCAGGTACTAGGAATATTTGTTCAAAAGATCCATATTTTGCTTTCagtaattttaaaaagaCAATACAAAATATAACAGTCAATAAACTTCTAGCATAAATTTTCACAGCTTCATGCCAATTAAACGAAGACTCAAATGTTTGTGTATACGATTTGTAAAACATAATTGCTACTACAGAAACATGAAAAACGAATGGgtaaaaaatcaaaaaaaatatctcAATTTGTCTGAGGAATTCTccaaaaaaagatttttttaaacCAACTATTTGGAATAACCCTGTTTTACCTTTGTTTACATGCTTTGTTCTAATTTGATAACAAATAGCCAACATTAAGTGAAACAACAAAACAGTTgaaatgataaaaaatCCACATTTTTGTAGATATAGTAACCACTCAAAGATATTATCCATTTGTTATAAAACTACTCCCATAGTTAAAATATCTTGAAGGGGTTTTTGAACTTATACTATGTCTTAAGTAGTGTAAGCCGTTTCcaataattgaataaaacTTGATATcgttaaataaaaaataagtattctttaaaaattatggacagaactttttttaaataataaaagtataatattgaatattaaaaagtcaAAATTTCCATCTAATTTACTCTTAAGATgaatgatattaattaaaagttGTTCTAAATACAAGTATTTTCCAATTTGTATAAAAAATTGCGATTGCAACGATAATAAAGCTGGCGCCAAGCTGCTTATccataaaaaattattaaatgtaaatattgataCATAAGTTACCAGTTTAATGCTATTTTAAGTAAAACTTTTACATATTTGTAATTCTAAAGGTTTTtctaaaagaaaatttggTTTCAGAGATTTGTCTGGACAGCTATTTATGTATTCTCATAGATATTTGCGCAGCTAAATACATATTACTTAATTTAGGTTAAGTAAATTAGAATACCATCATATTTAAGATCTAACTAGAAAGTGGTTTTCGAGTCTTCTACACTGATTATGGAGGACTATTCACGCGAATATAGTGAAGTTTTATTACAGTTGAAAGAATTACAAGATTCAGAGGCATTTTTAGAACCAGTAAATTGGAAGAAGCTAGGACTTGATGATTATCCGGATATTGTAAAAAATCCAATGGATTTAAAAACTATtggaaagaaaattaaGGCGAACTTTTATACAAAAGCTGAACAATTCTGGGCAGATATAGATTTAATTTGGCACAATTGTCAACTTTATAATCACGAATCTTCGGAAGTTTACCAACAGAGTATTAGGATGCAGGATGCGGCGAATAATCTAAGAGATATGTTATTTCCCTCAATTTCTAAGAAAATTAACAAGAGAAAGTACGAGTACGATTCTCATACTGAATCAGAAGATGAAGACTCATCAAAtatcttaaaaaaaacattattaTGCCAGAGGATGTCTAGACTTTCTCCAGAGCTTCTCGCTTTAGTAGTTAGGCATATTTATTCTCAAGATcaacaaataattcagCATAGTGGCGAACATAAATTTTCGATAGACATAGATTTCATGAACAACCAGTTATTCTCTACTACTTCAGCGCTCACTAAGAGACTCTTAAGATTGCAATTATCCTAATATCTAAAGATGCAGAgttcaaatgaaaatatatgccagaaacaattatttatagaatttgaaaacaATTGTTTTGCATTTGCATTAAGGGATTGCACTTTATCCTGTTTGAAATTCCATATACACAAACCtaatttagaaaagaaacaattaattaaaatcttagacattttttttttatttttagttCAAACTTGACAACTGAGCCTGCTGATATTGCATTTTCAACTTGAATCCCCATTTTTAGTCGATCGGTTTGTATGAGTTTTCTCTCTCGAAAGCGGTATTGAACTAGACAGTGGCGCAATACTTGTGTTATGTTTAGCAAATACCAGAATGTTGAAAAGTTAGACGGGAGTAAACGTACACTTTCACAGAAATTAGTGTCAAAGATATAGGCaaacaaaagaaatttatttgcGAGGGGCAAATGGCTCCAAATCTTGGGTGGGGTAAGGCTGGCTAGGAATTCtcaaattatatttctgtaaatttagaaaaaaaagctTCAAAAAGTACAAATATCAGTTTTATATTCAAGTAATAGCTAGAAATGGTAGCTGTTGTATCAAGCGACTCTCACAAAGAGAGGCAGTCAAATCGTCCCAGGTTTATTACTCCTGTCTCAGCGGCTGAAAAAAGTATTCCTGTAGTTCCAGCTCCTGATGAAAAAACTTACAAAGAGACGACAGAGGCGATTCGACAAGTCCTCAATGAATGGAATATAAAGATAAGAGGACTAACAAAGATGATAAATGATAGAAGCGTGGGGAGGGAAGCTTTCgatagaaaaaaaagtgagTTCCAGGCAAAGCTAGATGAATATCAGAAATGTATTGAGAACCTTGAGGAGGAAAGGAAACTATGTATGGCTAAGATAAATGAAAAGTCTAAGGAGGGCCGTGAGATGAAGGCTAACCTTCAAAGCCTTAAAAAATCTGTAGGGTATAAGTCAGAGGAGGAGATTGAGgcaaaaattaaagagatTGAATATCAGTTGGTTACTTCCACGTTATCTCTCAAGGATGAGAAGAAGTTACTCTCACAAATTTCTCAACTTAAACAAAGCCGTCCAATAGTTGGGAGGTTTGCACATATGGATGCAAGTGCCTCATCATTTGAGGAAAACTCAATCATCCCATTAAGAGCCAAGATTAGTTCAATTATAGAAGATCTCAACAAATTTCGCAAGCAAAAGAAGGAGgtatttgataaattgcGTGCCCTTACAGCAGACAGACAAAAGGCTTTAGAACCACTTAGATCGCTTTATGATGAAAGGAGCGCAATGCAAAGTAAGGTAGAGGAACAACATACGAAACTTCGTCAATTGAGAGAGGAATACGATCGTGAAATGAAGTTGTTTATGGAGTATCAAAGTAAATTGAGAGCTTTAAGATCAGAAAGAGTTAAAGAGGAAAAAATCTTAAGAGACCTCTATAGACAACGTGATGATTTAAGGCTAGCATTAGAGCAAGAGGACGATCCTCCAATTTCTACTGAAATGCAACTTGTTCAACAGTCTCTAAGCTATATCCAGAAGCTTATGGAATCCCATGGCGTTATTGACAAGACTTCACAATCCACAAAGGACAAAGCTACCTTAAGTGATGAGAGTAAGAATCTCTCTGCTTCTGCTATCAAAGGACGTGACAAAGATGAGTCAGTACTCTTGCCAAAGAATCAGAGGAACGAAGAATATCTAATTCCTCCTAAgggaaagaaaaataagaGAAGACAGAACTCATCTTCAAATAACTCTAGCTCAGCTCACAAGTCTCTAGTTGTAGACTTTGCCACAATTTCAACCTTTGAGAAAGTTGACTTGGATGTACCTATGACTACTGATGACCTTCCTAAAGCTTATTCACTTTTATTGGAAAAACATCTTAAACTTAAAAGTGAATTTGACGAGAAATTTGCAAATCGCGAGAAGAGGAAGGAGGAGATACTCAAGAAACTCGGTGAtatagaattaaaaatcaCTGAGGCTGGAGGGATTCTTGAAGACGCAGTTTCCTCTCCAAAGATTGAAGAATAAAGGGAGTGAGCTGTTTTCCATATTATGGAAAGACGGCCCTGTAGATGAGAAGACAAAACCTGCCAGTCCATAGTTTTAATTAAGGGTTTTGATATTCTCTAGCAGCAGTTTGATCTTAGGCAACTAATTTTAAGTATTTCTACCTAGCTAGTAGCGGGTTATTGCTAATGTTATCTGTTATTTTGCTTTTTGAAACTACTGATGAATTGGGATTATTTACATATCTTTTTAAGTATAAGATAGTCTCAACGTGTTTCGTAAAAGGAAACATGTCTACGGGGACTGCGCATTCTGGAAAAAACACGGGAAAATATTCTTGCTGATCGGTATGTGGGTCATATGATGAGCATAATTCTATGCAATTCTTAACAAGCGACTCAACATTACAGCTTACATAAATTAAATACTCTATTTTTGCCATCTTTCTCAGTGACTTAACAACGCTTGAATGTAGCCCACTTCTAGGAGGGTCAACAATAGCAATTACCAAATTATTGGATGGTAAATTTTCTAAAAAGCCTGGTAATATGCTTTCTGCTGTACCTGTATAGTATTTTGCATTTTCAACTCCAATATTTTCAGCGTTTTTCTTAGCAGAATTTATTGCTTCTCTCGAACAATCTATTCCAATAAGTTCAACATCTTTAAAATTCCTTCCCAAATCACGAAAAATATCTAGTAACGTTAGCCCAATTGCTCCTACCCCACAACAAATATCcaaaatgattaatttcttttttttaagattttcattttttttaagatttTCCAAGAGCTTTATCTCGATAACTTTTCTTATCTCGTTGTATAAGGTTTCACACCCTTTTGTGTTTGTTTGAAAAAAAGACAATGGGCCAATAAATAGTTCAgtatttcttattttaaACGAAATCTGGGGGCTTCCATGAAGCAAATCTAACTTTCCAATATCAAATGTATCTACAATAGAATCGGACTGATGAAGATACaaactttttattttatatcCTATAAGGTCCATTTCAAAGCTTTTATCAATAAACTCTTCTATCAATAAATCAACTATTTTATTCTTAACTCCAATCCTTTCTACATTTGTGGTCTGAATAGTAAccattatttctttatttgtttCTGACAACctaattaatagtaatcGCCAAATTCCGCTCCTATTCCTCCTCGAATAAACCTTAAAATCACTCTCTCTAGAACTCATCTTAACCATTTTTTCggtttttttaataattggaaTAATACAAGGATTTATGATTTCTAATGTTTTAGTATCTTGGATGTCATTCGAATTATCTACTTCATTTGAATTGTCTAAAACACCAATTGTAATAGGCTCAAACCTATCTATATAAGCTACAAATCCTACTGAAATATCAGAATCTGCATCCAAAATTTCGTTATTTGTATAGCCAATAGTGAATTCATATTTGTTTCTGTAAGAATACGGTATCGTTCCCTTATCCTCATCTTTTATACTAACTATTGGAAAAGCTTGAATTAATCCTTCAAAATCTACAAGACTGAAACTATTCGTCATCctctctttcttttcaacCTTACACCATTTGGGTGGTATTAAGCCTTTGCTGGTTGCGCTCTTCCAAATGCTTTTAGAAAGTAAACCTAAATTTCTTCTCACTAGATTGTTTTTAAAGTCTAGTTGATTAATGTAGGAATCATTGTATAAAGGAGTAACTTTCTTTCTAAGATATTCAAAGCCACAATTTTTTGTACTACCTTCGTTCTTGTCAAGCTTAGCTCTTTTTTTTGCTGGGTTCTTCATCTCAGTAcgaatttattattggtaaTAGTTGACAATATTTTAGCATAGTGATTTTGGCGGGAgctataaattaattttgaaaaatgaaaaatcattttcttcagtAGTTTAAGCGTTTAGGTAAATGAGGAGGAGAAGAGAAAGAGCCTCAATTgaagttattaaaaatttaataaataattactttaagCTGGTATTAAGTCTCTTACAGCAATATCTAAGTTCATATTTTTGTAACTTTTGGTTAATTATATCTATAAATTACCG
The Cryptosporidium parvum Iowa II chromosome 2, whole genome shotgun sequence genome window above contains:
- a CDS encoding possible MgtA, cation transport ATpase, signal peptide, 12 transmembrane domains, whose translation is MDNIFEWLLYLQKCGFFIISTVLLFHLMLAICYQIRTKHVNKGKTGLFQIVGLKKSFFGEFLRQIEIFFLIFYPFVFHVSVVAIMFYKSYTQTFESSFNWHEAVKIYARSLLTVIFCIVFLKLLKAKYGSFEQIFLVPEDLSDCEFISISFPGSCRFSKNNIWCKLFGNYYIRVLEKFPVTKLCRIIKRSEPINFFGTETDRYFEYRREKYWWYENEFTWSREILSRKAAESFPVENTDFLKVRDQVIESFGNHDKDKILEFVGTNSLGSYPLSLWKLIFSEFTSVLNIIRIMTLLDALFYSFIVWPLCWSIITFYTISWSIIKSRRNYIETEKVLTQHDWDIYRYLTGPYKPHSYSNAGSSFVLSKELFPGTVIFIDKAMRIPADLLLLNGNVVVDESCLTGEATPQCKTGGIQIAPSEFSLACDVLSNSRHLYAGSQVLEVSSTGITLAMVTRTGSATLHGTFTSGHSNANDEHGFTEGLPPLLTSNSRRDFTSESISSLGRHCDLYKSIKRNWNFTPEPLWILCFIYGTFIALTDSYTLSFEIGSIFFIVSTIIYIIPFWSTSSMSLYFNNAIKYLNSEHILTTNPKKLNQLLLVDTICFDKTGTLTVPTFSINNVHIYPIRNNTRDHLMHLAMATCNNLIFEKAGPLQLTRKNSFSCPSGSKLEQCLYNYSGFCGYKVFTFSSERLFIIPLCNRKTFLERVIELESHLILDYGASFDIQQLDNVYPKNSLEYISAVCDAVEITKRYPFDETLRSQSVAIKKYSIESELSSNLYCIRSTSMLFMKGAAEKIVELTTNYDDCSDGTSFRDWSNDILENQVAGSYILGYCYKVVNDQANSSNNTLSYKHLSSSFIPLGLAQLHSPIRPEAKLVLKLLKNGNFHCPIITGDNINSAIVVAKELGMIFNRFASCYIDLENNLVWEIENSKRKVKFSLKNKNKIRALSGIIPQQIIQDKFQIALSSDAFKLFINILNLETYAGYKRKAPDELIELSIFSKIIYNTAIFARFTPELKSMAVELLERLGMTVLMVGDGPNDIIALQKANSGLLITETIKCNGLVAPFISEIFPYGLHSVCRLVIESRGVVFAFVSMYQHIVLLGIFFVTCKTFLLWQSQAMIPAMAWLFIDIFCTLLPLLLFSFSRPKEYKIKNVNTTINHPSHDITSSHYPETCNSDCVNTRIKNLNTYAIDVNSDKYMLLVDNESPSALINKQIYNIKSHVGFHTFYTASFLSLLISLLGFFVISNRLVHFVLPKHGIERCFRYNLTIPVYLWHIRQDNIEAASSWCYISFQLVNQVWPIWLRSSSLIPMKTNILLIIWNITMNFFILFCIWMEPSRLGCILRINCDDQTSRSLPDNWIKLSSPFYGQYNNNIFPKFWKIELTFWCVFFLMLNVIISIALRTVIFKFRDFEQIKAPNPSKTTSNRTESSLNENVGT
- a CDS encoding Brf1p like coiled coil protein yields the protein MVAVVSSDSHKERQSNRPRFITPVSAAEKSIPVVPAPDEKTYKETTEAIRQVLNEWNIKIRGLTKMINDRSVGREAFDRKKSEFQAKLDEYQKCIENLEEERKLCMAKINEKSKEGREMKANLQSLKKSVGYKSEEEIEAKIKEIEYQLVTSTLSLKDEKKLLSQISQLKQSRPIVGRFAHMDASASSFEENSIIPLRAKISSIIEDLNKFRKQKKEVFDKLRALTADRQKALEPLRSLYDERSAMQSKVEEQHTKLRQLREEYDREMKLFMEYQSKLRALRSERVKEEKILRDLYRQRDDLRLALEQEDDPPISTEMQLVQQSLSYIQKLMESHGVIDKTSQSTKDKATLSDESKNLSASAIKGRDKDESVLLPKNQRNEEYLIPPKGKKNKRRQNSSSNNSSSAHKSLVVDFATISTFEKVDLDVPMTTDDLPKAYSLLLEKHLKLKSEFDEKFANREKRKEEILKKLGDIELKITEAGGILEDAVSSPKIEE
- a CDS encoding TrmA RNA methylase, which encodes IRTEMKNPAKKRAKLDKNEGSTKNCGFEYLRKKVTPLYNDSYINQLDFKNNLVRRNLGLLSKSIWKSATSKGLIPPKWCKVEKKERMTNSFSLVDFEGLIQAFPIVSIKDEDKGTIPYSYRNKYEFTIGYTNNEILDADSDISVGFVAYIDRFEPITIGVLDNSNEVDNSNDIQDTKTLEIINPCIIPIIKKTEKMVKMSSRESDFKVYSRRNRSGIWRLLLIRLSETNKEIMVTIQTTNVERIGVKNKIVDLLIEEFIDKSFEMDLIGYKIKSLYLHQSDSIVDTFDIGKLDLLHGSPQISFKIRNTELFIGPLSFFQTNTKGCETLYNEIRKVIEIKLLENLKKNENLKKKKLIILDICCGVGAIGLTLLDIFRDLGRNFKDVELIGIDCSREAINSAKKNAENIGVENAKYYTGTAESILPGFLENLPSNNLVIAIVDPPRSGLHSSVVKSLRKMAKIEYLIYVSCNVESLVKNCIELCSSYDPHTDQQEYFPVFFPECAVPVDMFPFTKHVETILYLKRYVNNPNSSVVSKSKITDNISNNPLLAR